Sequence from the Nocardia cyriacigeorgica GUH-2 genome:
GCCCAGGCGCTGGCCGCCGAGGGCGCGAAAGTCGTGGTCGCCGACCGCAATGCCGAACTCGGCACCGCCGTGGCGGAGAAGATCGTCGCCGACGGCGGCACCGCCGTCTTCGCCGAGGTCGACGTCGCCGATCCCGAATCCGCCGCGGCGCTGGCCGATTTCACCGTCGCCGAATTCGGTGGCATCGACCACCTGGTCAACAATGCCGCCATCTACGGCGATATGAAGCTGGACCTGCTGCTCACCGTGCCGTGGGACTACTACCAGCGGTTCATGAACGTCAACCTCAACGGCGCGCTGATCATGACCCGGGCGGTCTGGCAGCATATGGCCGCGGGTGGCGGCGGGTCGATCGTCAACCAGTCCTCCACCGCCGCCTGGGTGTACTCCGGGTTCTACGGGCTGGCGAAGGTGGGCATCAACGGCCTCACCCAGCAGCTGGCCTTCGAGCTCGGTGGTTCGAAGATCCGGATCAATGCCATCGCGCCCGGGCCGATCGATACCGAGGCGACCAAGACGGTGACGCCGGGCGTCATCGTCGAGGACATGATCAAGCGGCTGCCGCTCAAGCGGATGGGCACGCCGGAGGATCTGGTCGGCGCCTGCCTGTACCTGCTGTCGGACGAGGCGAGCTGGGTCACCGGGCAGATCTTCAATGTCGATGGCGGGCAGGTGTTCCGGTCGTGAGCGAGGCGGCAGGCGCGGCCCGGATCGGCTTCATCGGCCTGGGGAGCATGGGCGCGCCGATGGCGAAACGGCTGCTCGACTGGCCGGGCGGGCTCACCGTCTGCGATATGCGTGCCGAGGCCGTGACGCCGTTCACCGACGCCGGCGCCGAGTCCGCGTCCTCGACCGCCGAACTCGCGGCCAAGTGCGCGGTGATCTCGGTGGTCGTGGTCGACGACGCACAGGTTCGGCAAGTCGTGGGCGAGCTGCTGGAGACCGCGGCGCCCGGCACCACCGTCGCGGTGCATTCCACGATCAGTGATTCCACCGCGGTCGAGCAGGCCGCGCGGTGCGCCGAACACGGTGTGGAACTGGTCGACGCACCCGTCAGCGGTGGTGCGCCGGGCGCGAACCGTGGTGCGCTGGCGGTGATGGTCGGCGGCAGCGAGACCGCCTTCGCCCGGGTGCGCGAACCGTTCGGCTGCTTCGGCGATCTCATCGTGCACGCCGGTCCGGTGGGGGCGGGCACTCGCATGAAACTGGCCCGCAACCTGCTGCATTTCGTCGCGTTCACCGCGGCCACCGAGGCCCAGCGGCTGGCCGAGGCGGCGGGCCTGGACCTCACCACCCTCGGCAAGGTGGTCCGGCATTCCGACGCGGTGACCGGTGGACCCGGTGCCATCATGCTGCGCGATCGCACCGGGCCGATCGCCGAGGGCGATTTCTGGCTGCCGATCATGAGCCATGTGCGCGGTCTCGGCGACAAAGACCTGGCCTTGGCGCTGGATCTGGGCAAGCGGCTCGGCATCGACCTGCCGCTGGCGGCGCTGGCGCGCGAGCATCTCGGGCCGGGACTCGGTGTCCCGCAGGCACCCGACGAGGAGAGCCGATGAGCTCGACATCAATCCACGCCCCGGCCCCCGCGACAGAGGAGATGCGCGCATGAGCGAGCCCACCGCCAATGGCACCGAACCCACGCTGCGCGAACGCGGTCTGGCGAAGATGGAGGAGGTGTACGGCACCCCGTTCCAGGACTATCCCAGCGACCATTTCGCGATGACGGCCGACCATCTGTTCGCCAATGTCTGGTCCCGGCCGGGGTTGAGCATCCGCGACCGCAGGCTGGTCCTGCTCGGCGCGCTCACCGCGCAGGGGCTGATGGATACCGCCGCCATCCAGATCGGCGCCGCCCTGCGCAACGGCGAGCTCACCGAGGACGAACTGCACGAGATCGCGCTGTTCCTGTGCCACTACATCGGCTGGCCGAACGGCAGCAAGCTCGACATCTCGGTCACCACGATCGTGGGTCAGCAGAAGAAGGCGGCGCGGGACAAGCAGAAGCAGCAGGAGACCTCCGCCGAACCGCCGACGTCATGAGGCCGGCGGCAGCGCCATCGCGCCACACAGTGGGACAAGCCCTGGACATGCGGCGAAGCAGCGCACACGATGCTCGGATCGGCACTCGCGCGACCACGATCGCCCGGCCCCGGGCTGCCGCGGCAGACCCCCGCGCGGAGCGTAACCACGCCGCGACACCGGACGTCGACTCGGCGGCGAATCACCGACGGCGGCAGACGGGATCGGCGCGAGCAGGCCGGCCCGCGGGTTCGATGCGCACCCGTCCGGCTCGCGCGCACAGATTTGTAAGGAGTACACAGCATGGCTGAATCGACACCGACCACCGTCCGCCCGCTGCCGGTGACGGAGGTGGCGAGCTGGGATCACGCGGCCGACGTCGTCGTCGCCGGGTACGGGATCGCCGGGGTCTGCGCCGCCATCGAGGCCGCGCGGGCCGGCGCGAGCGTGTTGATCCTGGAACGCACCGGCGGCTGGGGCGGTGCGGCCGCGCTGGCCGGCGGATTCATCTACCTCGGCGGCGGCACGCCCCTGCAACGGGCGCTCGGCTTCGACGACACCCCGGAGAACATGGCGAAGTTCCTGCTCGCCGCGCTCGGTCCGGGCGCGGATCGGGAGAAGATCGTCGACTACTGCGACGGCAGCGTCGAGCACTATGAATGGCTGGTGGCCAACGGTGTGCCGTTCCGGGAAGCGTTCTGGGCCGAACCCGGCTGGGAGCCGCCGCATGACGAGGGCCTGATGTACACCGGCGGGGAGAACGCGGCCCCGTTCAACACCATCGCCGAACCTGCCCCGCGCGGCCACGTGCCGCAGATGTCCGATAAGCGCACCGGCGAGAAGGGCGGCGGCTACATGCTGATGAAGCCGCTGGCCGAGACCGCCGAAAAGCTCGGCGTCGGCGTCGAATACGACATGCGGATCCAGCGGCTGGTGGTCGACGGCGAGCGGGTCGTCGGTGTGATCGCCAAACGCTACGGCAAGCAGGTCGCGATCCGCGCCGACCGCGGTGTGGTGCTGGCTACCGGTAGCTTCGCCTACCAGCAGCAGATGATCGAGGGGTACGCACCGCGGTTGATCGGACGGCCCGCCGCCGCCATCGAGGAGCACGACGGCATCGGCATCCGGGTCGCGCAGGCCCTCGGCGCGGAGCTGGCCCATATGGACGCCACCGAGGTGGCGTTCTTCGGCGATCCGCAGCTGCTCGCGCGCGGCATCCTCGTCAACGGACGCGGCCAGCGCTACATCGCGGAGGACACCTACCCGGGCCGCATCGGTCAGGCCACGTTGATCCAGCAGGACAACCAGGCCTATCTCGTCATCGGCGAATCCGCCTACGAACAGGCGCTGACCACCGAGACCTCCACGCCGTTCTTCCGGCAGCCGCCCACCTGGGCCGCGGAATCGGTCGCCGAACTCGAATCCGATATGGGGCTGCCCGCCGGGGCGCTGACCTCGACGGTGGAGGTATACAACCGCCATGCCACCAAGGGCGCCGATCCCCTGCTCGGCAAGAAACCGGAATGGGTGACGCCGATCGAGGGCCCGGTCGCGGGCTTCGATATGCGCGGATTCACCGCGGGCTTCACCCTCGGTGGGCTGCGCACCGACCTGGACAGCCGGGTGCTGCACGTCGACGGCACGCCGATCGCCGGGCTGTACGCGGCCGGGCGCTGCACCTCCGGCATCTGCGCCGGCGGCTATGTCAGCGGGGCCTCGCTCGGCGACGGCAGCTTCTACGGACGCCGCGCGGGCATCGCCGCGGCCAAGAACTGAGAATGTAGTATCCAGACACATGTCCGAAGGCGATTCCATCATCCTCGAGGCGACCCGGCGTCGCCTCACCGAGAAGCAGGCCGACACCGTCGACAAGCTGACCAAGGCGGCGGTGGAGGTACTCGCGCGCGAAGGATTCGCGGGGATGACCATCCGGATGGTCGCCGCGGCGGCCGGGGTCGGCACGGCCACCGCCTACACCTACTTCTCCTCGAAGGAACATCTGGTCGCCGAGATCTTCTGGCGGCGACTGGCGGCGTCACCGTCGCCGGTCAGCGAGGACCCCGATCCCAAGGTCCGGGTGGTCGCCGAACTGCGCAATATCGCCATGCTCGTCGCCGATGAGCAGCAGGTGTCGGGTGCGGTGACCAGCGCGCTGCTCGGTCGCGACCCCGATGTGGCGCATCTGCGCGGCCGCATCGGCGGCGAGATCCGCAAACGGATCGTGCGCGCCCTCGGACCCGACGCCGACGACGACGTCGTGGAATCGCTGGAACTGCTCTACGCGGGCGCACTGGTGCGGGCGGGCATGGGATACGGGTCGTATTCCGAAATCGCCGACCGCATCGAGAAATCCGCACTACTCATCTTGCGCTGACCTCCTCTGAACGGAAACGCCGTGCCGACCAAACGCCCACCCAAACTCGATTCGCCGCTGGTACCTAAGATCATCAAGCTGATGTCGCGCGCCCATGTGTGGCTCTACCAGCGCAGTGGCGGCCGGATCGGCAAGAACTGGCGCGTCGGGGCCGCCTTCCGCAAGCCCGCGCCCAATCTGCTGCTCGAACACCGGGGACGCAAGTCCGGCAAGCTGTTCACCACTCCCCTGGTGTACCTGGTCGACGGTGAGGACCTGGTGGTCGTCGCCTCGCAGGGCGGGCTGCCGAACCATCCACAGTGGTACCGCAACCTGGTCGCCGATCCCGAGGCCGCGGTGCAGATCGGCACCGAACGCCGGCTGGTGCGCGCCCACGTCGCCGACGACGCAGAGCGGGCCCGGCTGTGGCCGATGCTGGTGGACCTCTACGCCGATTTCGACAGCTACCAGTCGTGGACCGACCGAAAAATTCCGGTGATCATCCTCCGACCCCGGTAATACGCTGCGCCGTCGAGAAATCCGACCGTAGTCGGATCTATCCGGCCCGTTCACCCGATAGCGTGGACTCCGACGTCGACAGAAGGGGCGGGTTCATCGATGAGCACGAGAACGGTCGCGCGGCAATGCACGCTGTGTGAGGCGCACTGCGGAATTCTGGTCACGGTCGAAGACGAACGGGTCACCCGCATCGAGGGCAACCGCGAGGACGTGCTGTCCAAGGGCTACATCTGCCCGAAGGCCACGGCGACGGGCGGTCTGCACCACGATCCCGATCGGCTCCGCACGCCGATGCGGCGGGTCGGCGAGGGCTTCGAGCCGATCGGCTGGGACGAGGCGTTCCACGAGATCGGGCAGCGGCTACGAGCGATCCGCGCCGCGCACGGACCCAGCGCCATCGGTATGTACATGGGCAATCCGGCCGCGCACAGTTCCTCGGTGCTCTACGGCGGCCTGCTGCGTGCGGCCTTGATGACCAGGAACTTCTTCTCCGCCTCCTCCATCGACCAGTTCCCGCAGGAATTCACCGCCTGGCGGATGTTCGGCTCCAATGTGCTGATGCCGATCGCCGATATCGACCGCACCGACCGGCTGGTGATCCTCGGCGCCAACCCGGCGGTCTCCAACGGCTCCATCACCACCATGCCCGGCGCGAAACAGCGGATCCGCGATGTGCGCGCCCGCGGCGGCAGCGTCGTCGTCATCGACCCGCGGCGCACCGAAACCGCGCGGCTGGCCGACGAACACGTCGCCGTCGCACCGGGCGGAGACGTGTATCTGCTGCTCGGCATGCTGCACGTGCTGGTCACCGAAAAGCTCTGCGACCAGCGCGCGGTGCGCGAACAATGCGCGGGCTGGGAACGGTTGCGCCGCTTGGTCGCCGGGACCACACCGGAATCCATGGCGCCGCACGCGGGCGTCGACGCCGAGACGATTCGGCGCCTGGCCCGCGACCATGCGGCCG
This genomic interval carries:
- a CDS encoding SDR family oxidoreductase gives rise to the protein MVRFTGKSAIVTGAARGIGAAYAQALAAEGAKVVVADRNAELGTAVAEKIVADGGTAVFAEVDVADPESAAALADFTVAEFGGIDHLVNNAAIYGDMKLDLLLTVPWDYYQRFMNVNLNGALIMTRAVWQHMAAGGGGSIVNQSSTAAWVYSGFYGLAKVGINGLTQQLAFELGGSKIRINAIAPGPIDTEATKTVTPGVIVEDMIKRLPLKRMGTPEDLVGACLYLLSDEASWVTGQIFNVDGGQVFRS
- a CDS encoding NAD(P)-dependent oxidoreductase is translated as MSEAAGAARIGFIGLGSMGAPMAKRLLDWPGGLTVCDMRAEAVTPFTDAGAESASSTAELAAKCAVISVVVVDDAQVRQVVGELLETAAPGTTVAVHSTISDSTAVEQAARCAEHGVELVDAPVSGGAPGANRGALAVMVGGSETAFARVREPFGCFGDLIVHAGPVGAGTRMKLARNLLHFVAFTAATEAQRLAEAAGLDLTTLGKVVRHSDAVTGGPGAIMLRDRTGPIAEGDFWLPIMSHVRGLGDKDLALALDLGKRLGIDLPLAALAREHLGPGLGVPQAPDEESR
- a CDS encoding carboxymuconolactone decarboxylase family protein translates to MSEPTANGTEPTLRERGLAKMEEVYGTPFQDYPSDHFAMTADHLFANVWSRPGLSIRDRRLVLLGALTAQGLMDTAAIQIGAALRNGELTEDELHEIALFLCHYIGWPNGSKLDISVTTIVGQQKKAARDKQKQQETSAEPPTS
- a CDS encoding FAD-dependent oxidoreductase is translated as MAESTPTTVRPLPVTEVASWDHAADVVVAGYGIAGVCAAIEAARAGASVLILERTGGWGGAAALAGGFIYLGGGTPLQRALGFDDTPENMAKFLLAALGPGADREKIVDYCDGSVEHYEWLVANGVPFREAFWAEPGWEPPHDEGLMYTGGENAAPFNTIAEPAPRGHVPQMSDKRTGEKGGGYMLMKPLAETAEKLGVGVEYDMRIQRLVVDGERVVGVIAKRYGKQVAIRADRGVVLATGSFAYQQQMIEGYAPRLIGRPAAAIEEHDGIGIRVAQALGAELAHMDATEVAFFGDPQLLARGILVNGRGQRYIAEDTYPGRIGQATLIQQDNQAYLVIGESAYEQALTTETSTPFFRQPPTWAAESVAELESDMGLPAGALTSTVEVYNRHATKGADPLLGKKPEWVTPIEGPVAGFDMRGFTAGFTLGGLRTDLDSRVLHVDGTPIAGLYAAGRCTSGICAGGYVSGASLGDGSFYGRRAGIAAAKN
- a CDS encoding TetR/AcrR family transcriptional regulator: MSEGDSIILEATRRRLTEKQADTVDKLTKAAVEVLAREGFAGMTIRMVAAAAGVGTATAYTYFSSKEHLVAEIFWRRLAASPSPVSEDPDPKVRVVAELRNIAMLVADEQQVSGAVTSALLGRDPDVAHLRGRIGGEIRKRIVRALGPDADDDVVESLELLYAGALVRAGMGYGSYSEIADRIEKSALLILR
- a CDS encoding nitroreductase family deazaflavin-dependent oxidoreductase; the protein is MSRAHVWLYQRSGGRIGKNWRVGAAFRKPAPNLLLEHRGRKSGKLFTTPLVYLVDGEDLVVVASQGGLPNHPQWYRNLVADPEAAVQIGTERRLVRAHVADDAERARLWPMLVDLYADFDSYQSWTDRKIPVIILRPR